One Peribacillus simplex NBRC 15720 = DSM 1321 genomic region harbors:
- a CDS encoding protein adenylyltransferase SelO: MTNETGWNLDNSYARLPEKFFTSTNPTPVSSPELVILNESLAGTLGLDVKSLQSEDGVAVFAGNELPEGASPLAQAYAGHQFGHFNMLGDGRAILLGEQVLPEGDRVDIQLKGPGRTPYSRGGDGRAALGPMLREYIISEAMNGLGIPTTRSLAVVTTGETVIRETGLPGAIMTRVASSHLRVGTFQFAAKWGTIEELRTLADYAIKRHFPDIETDESRYLSLLQEVVKRQAKLIAQWQLVGFIHGVMNTDNMTISGETIDYGPCAFMDAYDPATVFSSIDTQGRYAYGNQPVIGGWNLARFAESLLPLFHDDMDQAVTLAQDKISVFNDLYHANWLAGMRAKLGIFNEETQDEALINGILSMMKKHGADYTNTFRALTFDKMEDTVLFGTPEFAQWQELWQARLGRQKESKESSNQLMQNSNPAVIPRNHRVEEALEAAVEQGDYSVMERLLAVLSNPYAHCEEQAEYSTLPESTKPYRTFCGT, from the coding sequence ATGACAAATGAAACGGGATGGAATTTAGACAATAGCTATGCACGTCTTCCGGAAAAGTTTTTCACGAGCACGAACCCGACTCCTGTAAGTTCACCGGAGTTGGTCATTCTCAATGAGAGTTTGGCTGGAACTCTTGGTTTGGACGTTAAGTCGCTCCAAAGCGAAGATGGCGTGGCGGTGTTTGCCGGAAACGAGCTTCCTGAAGGTGCTTCGCCTCTTGCCCAAGCATACGCGGGGCATCAATTCGGTCATTTTAACATGTTAGGGGACGGCCGGGCGATATTGCTTGGCGAGCAGGTCTTGCCCGAAGGCGATAGGGTCGATATCCAGCTGAAGGGTCCAGGAAGAACGCCGTACTCCCGCGGGGGCGATGGCCGGGCTGCGCTTGGACCGATGCTGCGCGAATACATCATCAGCGAGGCGATGAACGGGCTCGGCATTCCTACCACCCGAAGTCTGGCAGTGGTGACGACCGGTGAAACGGTAATCCGTGAAACGGGGCTGCCTGGTGCCATCATGACCCGTGTTGCTTCGAGTCATCTTCGTGTCGGAACTTTTCAATTCGCTGCAAAATGGGGCACGATCGAGGAACTCCGGACACTTGCCGACTATGCCATTAAGCGTCATTTTCCAGACATTGAAACCGATGAAAGCCGTTATCTTTCGCTGCTGCAGGAAGTGGTCAAGCGTCAGGCAAAGCTCATTGCCCAATGGCAGCTGGTTGGCTTCATTCATGGGGTGATGAACACCGACAACATGACGATTAGCGGGGAAACCATCGATTATGGACCTTGCGCCTTCATGGATGCCTATGACCCTGCAACAGTATTCAGTTCAATTGATACACAAGGCCGCTATGCCTATGGTAACCAGCCGGTTATTGGGGGGTGGAATCTTGCGCGATTCGCTGAATCCTTATTGCCGCTGTTTCATGATGACATGGATCAGGCCGTTACACTGGCCCAAGATAAGATTTCCGTTTTTAACGATCTGTATCACGCTAATTGGTTAGCGGGAATGAGGGCGAAGCTGGGGATATTCAATGAAGAGACTCAGGATGAAGCCCTTATTAATGGCATCCTCAGTATGATGAAAAAGCATGGTGCCGACTATACCAATACCTTCCGTGCTTTGACCTTTGATAAAATGGAGGATACGGTCCTTTTCGGGACACCGGAATTCGCTCAGTGGCAAGAGCTATGGCAGGCAAGACTGGGCAGGCAGAAGGAATCGAAAGAATCTTCGAATCAGTTGATGCAGAACAGCAATCCTGCAGTGATCCCACGGAACCACCGGGTGGAAGAGGCATTGGAAGCGGCGGTGGAACAAGGGGACTACAGCGTGATGGAACGGCTATTGGCTGTTCTTTCAAATCCTTATGCACACTGCGAAGAACAAGCTGAATACTCGACACTGCCTGAGTCAACAAAACCTTACCGGACCTTTTGCGGTACCTGA
- a CDS encoding NAD(P)H-dependent oxidoreductase, with protein sequence MNMLVIYTYPNHKSLSYAFLEKVIKGSKENPNIKGLQVLDLYEEGFNPLLEFNEHKRRRDMHCDPQLEKYRNQITWADKIVFVYPIWWGRPPAMLMGYIDQLFSANFAYRDKKGLFPEGLLKGKSVVCVSTMKGPAKYPLLWLNDAHKILMKRALLNFVGIKKVKFFEFGNMESPKGKQTQKLEKVYRYFRKVAS encoded by the coding sequence ATGAACATGCTGGTCATTTACACATATCCAAACCATAAAAGTTTAAGCTATGCTTTTTTAGAAAAAGTCATCAAAGGCAGTAAGGAGAACCCCAACATAAAGGGGCTCCAGGTCTTGGATTTATATGAAGAGGGCTTTAATCCGCTCTTGGAGTTCAATGAGCATAAACGAAGGCGTGATATGCATTGTGATCCTCAGCTTGAAAAATATAGAAATCAAATTACTTGGGCCGACAAGATTGTCTTTGTCTATCCAATCTGGTGGGGTAGGCCTCCGGCAATGCTGATGGGATATATTGATCAATTATTTTCTGCGAATTTTGCCTACAGGGATAAAAAGGGATTGTTCCCGGAAGGTCTTCTGAAAGGAAAGTCGGTCGTATGTGTGTCCACGATGAAGGGACCTGCAAAGTATCCGCTTCTCTGGTTGAATGATGCGCATAAAATATTGATGAAAAGAGCCTTATTAAATTTTGTCGGAATCAAAAAAGTGAAGTTTTTCGAATTCGGTAATATGGAAAGTCCAAAGGGGAAACAAACTCAAAAGCTAGAAAAGGTTTATCGGTATTTCAGAAAGGTGGCAAGCTAA
- the nikB gene encoding nickel ABC transporter permease: MFVFIIRRVLQTIPVLLGVSLVVFLIMQMVPGDPATLLAGEGATKETIESLRHELGLDRPILYQYVDYILHAVQGDFGESLRSSRPVLDEIMVRLPITLELALASIFITVVLGMLAGIISATKQYSAADISIMIVALLGISLPSFWLGLMLIYFFSVNLHLFPVSGWGTFRHMILPAITLGAGGAAIVARMTRSSMLEVVRQDYIRTARAKGLKEYIIIYKHGLKNALIPVITVVGLQFGALLGGTVLTESVFAINGLGRLIVDAIRTRDLPMVQGGVLIASVIFVFMNLAVDVLYRYFNKRIDLN, translated from the coding sequence ATGTTCGTATTTATTATCCGACGAGTACTTCAAACCATACCGGTTTTACTAGGAGTAAGTCTTGTTGTTTTCCTCATCATGCAAATGGTCCCTGGAGATCCGGCAACACTGCTTGCGGGTGAAGGAGCGACTAAAGAAACGATTGAATCGCTGCGGCATGAGCTTGGCTTGGATCGTCCAATCCTTTATCAGTACGTCGACTATATCCTTCATGCTGTTCAAGGGGACTTTGGAGAATCACTCCGCAGCAGCCGCCCTGTTTTGGACGAGATCATGGTCCGCTTGCCCATCACCCTTGAACTGGCACTTGCCAGCATTTTCATAACCGTTGTGCTTGGAATGCTCGCAGGAATCATCTCGGCTACCAAGCAATACTCGGCAGCTGACATTTCCATCATGATCGTTGCTTTACTTGGAATCTCGTTACCTAGTTTTTGGCTGGGCCTCATGCTTATCTACTTCTTTTCCGTAAATCTTCATTTGTTTCCGGTTTCAGGTTGGGGAACTTTCAGGCACATGATACTCCCAGCCATAACCCTTGGGGCCGGCGGAGCGGCAATCGTTGCCAGGATGACCAGGTCAAGCATGCTTGAAGTCGTTCGCCAGGACTACATCCGGACCGCAAGAGCCAAGGGATTAAAAGAATATATCATCATTTATAAACATGGTCTGAAAAATGCGCTTATCCCCGTCATTACGGTCGTTGGCCTCCAGTTCGGTGCACTCCTTGGCGGCACCGTATTGACAGAGTCCGTTTTTGCCATCAATGGACTTGGGAGATTGATAGTCGATGCAATCAGAACGAGGGATTTACCGATGGTTCAAGGCGGGGTCCTTATTGCTTCCGTTATCTTCGTATTCATGAATTTAGCAGTAGATGTCCTCTATCGATACTTTAACAAAAGAATAGACTTGAACTAA
- a CDS encoding FHA domain-containing protein translates to MIYKTFKVVLRTMHKGQTEEFSYVFEGKSLLIGRASQHSKADFKLYNDFVSREHCRIYMEEGQLLIEDLASKHGTSVNQMPLVPGNPCHIEPGDSITLVNGLIEFMISIDNDLTRDFTPVNSDIQQTVAINEHLQTVIINEESPIKMPTKEFNCFKLLYENLDNLISKEEIVQQVWPERVGDPEQIVTAEEIASLLYRVRKRINGHFAIKAVIQKGYYMESILSFNLSDL, encoded by the coding sequence ATGATCTATAAAACTTTCAAGGTTGTATTGAGGACCATGCACAAAGGTCAAACCGAGGAATTCTCCTATGTATTTGAAGGGAAAAGCCTGCTGATCGGCCGTGCAAGCCAGCACTCCAAAGCTGATTTCAAGCTTTACAATGACTTTGTTTCCAGGGAACATTGCCGGATTTATATGGAGGAAGGACAGCTACTCATTGAGGATTTGGCAAGCAAACACGGTACCTCGGTGAACCAGATGCCGCTCGTACCGGGCAATCCCTGTCACATTGAACCGGGGGATTCAATTACTTTGGTTAATGGATTGATTGAATTTATGATTTCCATCGACAACGATTTAACACGGGATTTCACGCCGGTGAACTCGGATATCCAGCAAACCGTAGCTATCAATGAGCACCTTCAGACCGTGATCATCAATGAAGAATCACCCATTAAAATGCCGACTAAGGAATTCAATTGCTTTAAGCTGCTTTATGAGAATTTGGACAACCTTATTTCAAAGGAAGAGATTGTCCAGCAAGTATGGCCAGAGAGAGTCGGTGATCCCGAGCAAATTGTGACTGCAGAAGAAATCGCTTCACTCCTGTACCGGGTGCGGAAACGGATAAATGGGCACTTCGCAATAAAAGCCGTCATTCAAAAGGGATATTATATGGAATCCATCCTTTCATTCAATCTATCGGACTTATAA
- a CDS encoding sensor histidine kinase: MLSYEGFTLIIMLFILAPIMGAIALLFLFIFEKRIDLLENKNKEIRLEQALQEAQYNKLNQQIQPHFLFNTLNVILGLARLNRTAELIRALEAFSQFLKFKYKASEPLIPLSQEIQYTQHYLDIQTLRFGDRLKIDMECPEPLSIALVPPFILQTLVENSFKHGLEKKVGEALLHIRFYLDSQMVYLEVADNGLMGNESSITDEGGHGLDNIQKRLYLYFNDRAQLNIVSNESGTKVEVSWPLVFDKKMEEAAPE, from the coding sequence ATGCTAAGTTACGAGGGATTCACCTTAATTATCATGCTCTTCATTTTAGCTCCCATCATGGGAGCTATCGCTCTTTTATTTCTATTCATATTCGAGAAGAGGATCGACCTTCTTGAAAATAAAAACAAAGAGATCCGCCTGGAGCAAGCACTGCAAGAAGCACAATATAATAAATTGAACCAGCAAATCCAGCCACACTTTTTGTTTAATACACTAAATGTCATATTGGGCTTGGCCCGCCTGAACAGGACGGCTGAATTGATACGGGCCTTAGAGGCATTTTCGCAATTCTTGAAATTCAAATATAAAGCATCAGAACCATTGATCCCCCTTTCCCAGGAAATTCAGTATACCCAGCATTATCTCGACATCCAGACCCTTCGCTTCGGTGATCGGCTCAAGATTGATATGGAGTGCCCGGAACCATTATCAATCGCACTGGTCCCTCCCTTCATTCTCCAGACTTTGGTGGAAAATTCGTTTAAACACGGATTGGAAAAAAAAGTGGGTGAAGCCCTTCTGCATATCCGGTTTTATCTGGATTCGCAGATGGTATATCTGGAAGTGGCGGATAATGGATTAATGGGAAATGAATCTTCCATTACGGACGAAGGCGGCCATGGCCTGGATAATATCCAAAAACGTTTATATTTGTATTTCAATGACCGTGCACAATTGAATATAGTTTCTAATGAATCGGGAACAAAGGTAGAGGTATCATGGCCACTGGTTTTTGATAAGAAAATGGAGGAGGCCGCGCCGGAATGA
- a CDS encoding ABC transporter ATP-binding protein: MNQVDDKILEVKNLQTHFFTDEGTSKAVNGISFTLNKGETLGIVGESGSGKSITSLSLLRLIPSPPGKIAGGSILFKGEDLLTKSEKQMRSIRGNEISMIFQEPMTSLNPVYSAGEQIAEAIRLHQKLGKKEAWNKAVDMLRLVGIPSPEKRAKQEPHELSGGMRQRVMIAMALACHPEVLIADEPTTALDVTIQAQILELIKTLQKDFGTAVILITHDLGVVYETCDRVAVMYAGKIVEYTLAKEIFTNPKHPYTIGLLSSLPRLDMDQEELTTIPGTVPSPYNMPKGCSFAPRCANKKSICEQAVPDLQVTGPNTQVSCWMFTPQWEKEYDAQEKVGI; encoded by the coding sequence ATGAATCAGGTTGATGATAAAATACTGGAGGTAAAAAATCTGCAGACCCACTTTTTTACTGACGAAGGTACGAGTAAAGCAGTCAATGGAATCAGTTTTACCCTCAATAAAGGGGAAACGCTTGGAATCGTCGGGGAGTCGGGAAGCGGTAAAAGCATAACATCTCTATCATTGTTAAGACTCATTCCATCGCCACCCGGCAAGATTGCCGGGGGCAGCATCCTTTTTAAAGGGGAGGATCTGCTTACGAAATCTGAAAAACAGATGCGGTCCATACGCGGGAATGAAATTTCGATGATATTCCAGGAGCCGATGACATCATTGAATCCCGTATATTCAGCAGGCGAGCAAATCGCAGAAGCGATCCGGCTCCATCAAAAGCTGGGAAAAAAGGAAGCATGGAATAAAGCGGTCGACATGCTTCGGCTCGTCGGAATCCCCTCACCTGAAAAAAGGGCAAAACAGGAGCCGCATGAGCTAAGCGGCGGAATGAGGCAAAGGGTCATGATTGCGATGGCACTTGCCTGCCACCCTGAGGTTTTAATAGCGGATGAACCTACAACAGCACTGGATGTGACGATCCAAGCCCAAATCCTCGAACTAATCAAGACGCTGCAAAAAGATTTCGGGACGGCTGTCATTTTGATTACTCATGATCTGGGTGTCGTATACGAAACCTGTGATCGGGTTGCCGTCATGTACGCAGGGAAAATCGTTGAATACACTTTGGCCAAGGAAATATTCACAAACCCAAAACATCCATACACCATTGGTCTATTAAGCTCCCTTCCGCGTCTGGACATGGACCAGGAAGAACTGACTACAATTCCCGGGACCGTTCCAAGTCCTTACAACATGCCCAAGGGATGCAGCTTCGCTCCCCGCTGTGCAAACAAGAAGAGCATTTGTGAACAAGCCGTACCGGATCTCCAGGTAACCGGCCCAAACACCCAGGTCAGCTGCTGGATGTTCACCCCCCAATGGGAGAAAGAATATGACGCTCAAGAGAAGGTGGGAATTTAA
- a CDS encoding MarR family winged helix-turn-helix transcriptional regulator — protein sequence MDKKALFEKMVTFTTSVHQVTNELTQNAKSDSITPVQYKILEYITVSQPVTPSEISDCQHISMPNTSRELKKLSEKNLIEKINDSEDRRKQYIRLSKEGEMMMNEAFAIVESRFQSRLQHASNEDLADIDRALDILQTKLFY from the coding sequence ATGGACAAAAAAGCTCTTTTTGAAAAAATGGTTACATTTACAACTTCCGTACATCAAGTCACAAACGAATTGACACAAAATGCAAAATCCGATTCCATCACGCCGGTACAATATAAAATTCTTGAATATATAACAGTCAGTCAGCCTGTCACACCAAGTGAAATCAGTGACTGTCAACATATCTCCATGCCTAACACGAGCCGTGAATTGAAAAAATTAAGCGAAAAGAATTTAATTGAAAAAATAAATGATTCGGAAGATCGACGGAAACAATACATCCGTCTCTCCAAAGAGGGGGAAATGATGATGAACGAGGCTTTTGCAATCGTAGAATCCCGTTTCCAAAGCCGGCTGCAGCATGCATCAAATGAAGATTTAGCGGATATTGACCGTGCCCTGGACATTCTTCAAACAAAACTTTTTTACTAA
- a CDS encoding quinone oxidoreductase family protein, which yields MKALVFDNFGGPEVLSVREIAEPEHSKSAVIVRMKAIGLNFADIYRRKGNYHLVGDPPFILGYEGAGVIEYVGEDVYHVKAGDRVGFADVPHANAELVSVPADKLLPLPEGISFETAATVLLQGLTAQYLTHDSHSVTEGETILVHAAAGGVGQLMTQMIRMKGGQVIGLTSSNDKAAVAKQMGADHVFLYGSDWVDSIKDVTGGKGVDVVYESVGQTLMDSFEATKTGGTVVFFGMAGGDPEKIDPRMLMDTSKALIGGDLWNVLTTHEERTRRTAELFQWILSGKILIKEPTLFSLENGADAHRLLEGRESSGKILLIP from the coding sequence ATGAAAGCACTTGTCTTTGATAATTTTGGCGGACCGGAAGTCCTGTCTGTAAGGGAAATTGCAGAACCTGAACATTCAAAATCAGCCGTGATCGTTCGAATGAAAGCGATCGGCTTGAATTTTGCTGATATATATAGAAGGAAAGGGAATTATCATTTGGTGGGTGATCCCCCATTCATTTTAGGTTATGAAGGGGCCGGTGTCATCGAATATGTCGGGGAAGATGTCTATCATGTGAAAGCCGGTGATCGTGTCGGGTTCGCTGATGTTCCCCATGCCAATGCGGAGCTGGTTTCTGTTCCAGCTGATAAACTGTTACCTCTGCCTGAGGGCATTTCCTTTGAAACGGCCGCAACCGTTTTACTTCAAGGATTGACTGCCCAATATTTAACTCATGACAGCCATTCAGTTACAGAAGGGGAAACCATTCTGGTCCATGCCGCTGCAGGTGGAGTCGGTCAATTAATGACACAGATGATCAGGATGAAGGGCGGTCAGGTCATTGGCTTGACCTCATCAAATGATAAAGCGGCTGTTGCCAAACAAATGGGTGCGGATCATGTTTTCCTTTACGGATCTGACTGGGTGGATTCCATTAAGGATGTAACCGGCGGTAAAGGCGTTGATGTCGTTTATGAATCAGTGGGCCAAACCTTGATGGATAGTTTCGAGGCGACCAAGACTGGAGGGACTGTGGTGTTTTTTGGTATGGCAGGCGGTGATCCAGAGAAAATCGACCCTAGAATGTTAATGGATACATCCAAGGCATTAATAGGTGGAGACCTTTGGAACGTCCTGACTACCCATGAAGAACGGACAAGAAGAACAGCAGAGCTGTTCCAATGGATTCTGTCAGGGAAAATCCTCATCAAGGAACCGACTCTTTTTTCGTTGGAAAATGGGGCGGATGCACATAGACTTCTTGAAGGCCGGGAAAGTTCGGGGAAAATATTATTAATACCATAA
- a CDS encoding response regulator transcription factor, protein MNVLLVDDEPLVLEQMEYMIQSIYPFWKFYKAADACQALTLNQNHKINLAFLDINLPGRSGLEFGEDLRALNKEVEIIMVTAHQSFDYAQQSIRIGVVDYLTKPVIESELHKVLAKYDKRESSHNYSTLIHHSLSFIHENYAEKLSLSDIAREVHTNPTYLSRKFHEEVGTSFSEYLMHYRIKAAKRALTNNTSWSISDVAEKSGFNSQHYFSTLFRKIEGITPKEFREKGK, encoded by the coding sequence ATGAATGTATTATTAGTTGATGACGAACCATTGGTCCTTGAACAAATGGAATATATGATTCAGTCCATATACCCTTTTTGGAAGTTTTACAAAGCTGCTGATGCCTGTCAGGCACTGACCCTCAACCAAAATCATAAAATCAACCTCGCTTTCCTGGATATTAATCTACCGGGGCGATCGGGTCTTGAATTTGGTGAAGACCTAAGGGCACTAAACAAAGAAGTCGAAATCATAATGGTGACCGCGCATCAAAGTTTCGATTATGCCCAACAATCCATCAGGATAGGCGTGGTTGATTATTTAACGAAACCTGTAATAGAAAGTGAATTGCATAAAGTCCTGGCTAAGTATGACAAAAGGGAATCTTCCCATAACTATTCAACCCTTATTCACCATTCGCTTTCATTCATTCATGAAAATTATGCCGAAAAGCTCTCCCTTTCGGACATCGCTCGTGAAGTGCATACCAATCCGACTTATTTAAGCAGGAAATTCCATGAAGAAGTAGGCACTTCCTTTTCGGAATATTTAATGCACTATAGAATAAAGGCCGCTAAAAGGGCCTTAACCAATAACACCAGCTGGAGCATATCAGACGTCGCTGAAAAATCGGGATTCAATAGCCAGCATTATTTCAGCACTTTATTCCGGAAGATAGAAGGAATCACGCCCAAGGAGTTCCGCGAGAAAGGAAAATGA
- a CDS encoding transporter produces the protein MRSRTFQEYVQGPIQIGMGLGIISLLARWVTGTTILSSPESMVKYGVFGGIGYALMGAIALFMFSFIGKRVRQDFPVGLTIGDYLKARLHPLGYWILIVILIITSLHILFIQGMAASTLCQFLFDTPLYVGLFFFFGFCVLFAGFGGLKLIHGFAAFQVVFMFAAVILIPLYFFVKEGIQPVYDGIRLYHPYMLVINKYDLWSFLFAGLLVGFGQFFFDLTSWQRLFMIEIKKVPLTFSLSGLIWIIFPLSFSSLFIMVIFTGGFTDIHSILAGLANKITTPFFFILFVLCAFSAITSTFGACLHSLVSLIVANILEPLKTKKSDQQKIRMACLLSICIGGLVFVATLFYSPNLLELLFYSGNIYSALLAPILVIVFSKGKVADYIPISAVLAIVASYIIQPYVSEFQSIWFSGLASLTILVICTILTLIKNKWRFVKTKL, from the coding sequence TTGCGATCACGTACATTTCAAGAATACGTACAAGGCCCCATTCAAATCGGGATGGGTTTAGGGATCATCTCCCTCCTGGCACGCTGGGTGACAGGAACCACGATATTATCCTCCCCCGAATCGATGGTGAAGTATGGAGTTTTCGGAGGGATCGGATACGCCCTGATGGGAGCGATCGCCCTGTTCATGTTCAGCTTCATCGGGAAGAGGGTCCGGCAGGATTTTCCAGTGGGTTTGACCATCGGGGACTATTTAAAAGCCCGGCTTCATCCCCTCGGATATTGGATATTGATCGTGATTCTTATCATAACCAGTTTACACATTTTATTCATTCAGGGAATGGCCGCGTCCACCCTATGTCAGTTTCTTTTCGATACCCCGCTCTATGTCGGGTTGTTCTTTTTCTTCGGTTTTTGTGTCCTTTTTGCTGGATTCGGCGGGTTAAAGCTCATTCATGGATTCGCAGCTTTTCAAGTCGTCTTCATGTTTGCCGCAGTTATCTTAATTCCTTTATACTTTTTCGTTAAAGAAGGGATTCAGCCTGTTTATGATGGGATTCGTTTATACCATCCATACATGCTCGTCATCAATAAATATGATCTATGGAGTTTTCTTTTTGCAGGACTTCTTGTTGGATTCGGCCAGTTTTTCTTTGACCTGACATCATGGCAGCGATTATTCATGATAGAAATCAAAAAGGTTCCATTGACATTCTCTTTATCTGGCCTTATATGGATCATATTCCCGCTCTCCTTTTCATCCCTGTTCATCATGGTTATCTTTACGGGCGGCTTCACTGATATACACTCGATTCTGGCTGGATTGGCAAACAAAATAACCACACCATTCTTTTTCATCCTTTTTGTGCTCTGCGCTTTCAGTGCAATCACCTCAACATTCGGTGCCTGCCTGCATTCATTGGTAAGCCTGATCGTAGCCAATATTCTTGAACCATTAAAAACAAAAAAAAGCGACCAGCAAAAAATAAGGATGGCCTGCCTGCTTTCAATATGTATTGGAGGATTGGTTTTCGTTGCTACACTCTTCTATTCCCCAAACCTATTGGAGCTCTTATTTTATTCAGGCAATATATACTCGGCATTGCTGGCTCCAATCCTGGTTATCGTATTCAGCAAAGGGAAAGTTGCTGATTACATACCGATAAGCGCGGTACTGGCCATTGTGGCTTCATACATCATCCAGCCTTATGTAAGTGAATTCCAAAGCATATGGTTTAGTGGATTAGCTTCATTGACGATCCTAGTGATTTGTACGATCCTTACCCTTATTAAGAACAAATGGAGATTCGTGAAAACAAAACTATGA
- a CDS encoding ABC transporter ATP-binding protein codes for MMVVPAAEKKVLLKVDQLKQYFPIKGGFFGRTINHVKAVDDITFDIHQGETLSIVGESGCGKSTTGRAILRLDEPTSGSIHFQDKDLLSLGKKEMRRTRKDLQVIFQDPFASLNPRQTIGQILGEALSIQNVVPKENRKSRIEELLGHVGLRPESMERYPHEFSGGQRQRVGIARALAVDPKLIICDEAVSALDVSIQAQVLNLLKSLQRQFDLTFLFISHDLGVVRHISDRVMVMYLGKIVEIADKKSIFEQPQHPYTRALLSAIPVPNPVHERERILLTGDVPSPIDPPSGCRFHTRCPFVQDICKTQLPELKRSAQNHQVACHIVS; via the coding sequence ATGATGGTTGTACCAGCTGCAGAGAAAAAGGTTCTGCTTAAAGTGGATCAATTGAAACAATATTTTCCGATAAAGGGTGGATTTTTCGGAAGAACCATCAATCATGTAAAAGCCGTTGATGACATTACCTTCGATATCCATCAGGGAGAAACCTTAAGCATAGTCGGCGAATCCGGCTGCGGAAAATCGACTACCGGCAGGGCCATACTTCGATTGGATGAACCAACAAGCGGGAGCATTCACTTTCAGGATAAGGATTTACTGAGTTTAGGAAAAAAAGAAATGAGGCGTACCAGGAAGGATCTGCAAGTCATTTTTCAAGATCCATTTGCCTCCCTTAATCCTAGACAGACTATCGGCCAAATTCTCGGGGAAGCTTTATCCATCCAAAATGTAGTGCCTAAAGAAAATCGAAAGAGCAGGATTGAAGAATTATTAGGACATGTCGGGCTGAGACCAGAATCCATGGAAAGATACCCGCATGAATTCAGCGGCGGCCAAAGACAGCGGGTCGGTATTGCGCGGGCTCTTGCAGTGGACCCAAAATTGATCATATGTGACGAAGCTGTATCTGCACTGGATGTCTCCATTCAAGCGCAAGTGTTGAATTTATTAAAATCCTTACAGCGGCAGTTTGACCTTACCTTTCTTTTCATATCACATGATTTAGGTGTGGTCAGACATATCTCGGATCGGGTAATGGTCATGTATCTCGGAAAGATAGTCGAAATAGCCGATAAAAAGTCCATTTTCGAACAGCCGCAGCATCCATATACAAGGGCATTGCTGTCGGCCATCCCAGTACCGAATCCTGTGCATGAAAGGGAACGGATCCTATTGACGGGTGATGTACCCTCACCCATCGACCCTCCAAGCGGCTGCCGCTTCCATACACGATGCCCTTTTGTACAGGATATCTGCAAAACACAGCTACCCGAACTAAAACGATCGGCACAAAATCACCAAGTGGCTTGTCACATTGTGTCATAA